The Solanum lycopersicum chromosome 9, SLM_r2.1 genome window below encodes:
- the LOC138338526 gene encoding uncharacterized protein, with the protein MAAPLNLEEGQSSHRPPRFNGHFYSWWKVRMHDYLMAEDSELWDIVLDGLFVPMMEEKDGENTIIVPKPRQKYDEADKKKIEKGFKAKTLLVCGIGPDKYNRVSACESAKEIWDCLKTAHEGTEQVSKIDMLTSRYENFKMKEGETIHDMFTKFSSITNELRSLGEPISMNKQVRKVLQILPKSWESKVDAITEAKDLKVLTMDALIGNLKTHEMNRNYDLSKKEAKKDKSLMLKYKSDEDSSDDDDMAYLISIFQKIVRKNKIYKRGTNGTRNAAQGDTCYKCGKSWHFIRECPLLKNENKEHQKHRSDKENRRDLVLGNRDRKVVADMVVKRALAAWGDSSSDSEDPDEPKVVSMVAVHEEETVFNEMFALMAHTENEEEDNQNGHLKNECVSWRNSCERYSNYAERQNVPKERPGTTEPVSTHRFSKKKFVPAPMSFVRKLQNLPYWTKYNLITPLSVYWELKLKLLCLPTGNSS; encoded by the exons ATGGCAGCTCCACTTAACCTGGAAGAAGGTCAGTCGTCACACAGacctcctcgtttcaatggacatttttacagttggtggaaagttagaatgcatgACTACCTCATGGCTGAAGACAGCGAGTTATGGGATATTGTACTAGATGGACTATTTGTTCCGATGATGGAAGAAAAGGACGGAGAGAATACCATTATTGTTCCAAAGCCTAGGCAGAAATATGACGAAGCTGacaagaaaaagattgaaaaaggtttcaaagctaaaactcttctGGTCTGTGGGATAGGACCTGATAAGTACAACAGAGTGTCAGCCTGTGAGTCTGCTAAGGAAATTTGGGACTGCTTGAAGACTGCacatgaaggaactgaacaagtATCTAAGATTGACATGCTTACCTCACGATATGAGAACTttaaaatgaaggaaggagaaacaataCATGACATGTTCACCAAGTTTTCTTCCATTACAAATGAACTGCGAAGTCTGggtgaacctataagcatgaACAAACAAGTCAGGAAAGTGCTTCAAATTCTTCCAAAGTCTTGGGAGAGCAAAGTTGATGCCATTACAGAAGCCAAGGACTTGAAGGTGCTGACTATGGATGCTTTGATTGGTAATCTGAAAacacatgagatgaatcgaaACTATGACTTGTCAAAGAAGGAAGCCAAGAAGGACAAATCATTGATGCTAAAGTATAAATCAGATGAAGATtcaagtgatgatgatgatatggcatatctcattagtatatttcaaaaaattgtgaggaaaaacaaaatttataaaagaggaacaaatgggACTCGAAATGCTGCTCAAGGTGATACttgctacaagtgtggaaaatCTTGGCACTTCATCAGAGAGTGTCCTTTGctcaagaatgaaaacaaggAACATCAAAAACACAGGAGTGACAAAGAAAatagaagggacctggtacttgGTAACAGAGATCGTAAAGTTGTTGCTGATATGGTTGTCAAAAGGGCTCTTGCTGCTTGGGGGGATTcttcaagtgattcagaagatcCTGATGAGCCAAAAGTTGTATCTATGGTTGCTGTGCATGAGGAGGAAACtgtcttcaatgaaatgtttgctctcatggcacacacagaaaatgaagaagaggacaatcag AATGGACATTTGAAGAATGAGTGTGTTAGCTGGAGAAACTCGTGTGAAAGGTACTCTAATTATGCTGAAAGACAAAATGTACCAAAAGAGAGACCTGGTACTACAGAGCCTGTCTCAACTcacagattttcaaagaaaaaatttgttCCTGCTCCTATGTCTTTTGTTAGAAAGCTTCAAAATCTACCATATTGGACCAAGTACAATCTGATCACTCCTTTGTCTGTCTACTGGGAACTCAAGCTGAAACTCCTTTGTCTACCTACTGGGAACTCAAgctga